ATAAGCTACTGCCATGGCACAAGTCTTTTGCTCTTACTAGAATAATCACCTAAGGGTACTCAAGCAGTGGAAATTCAGGTCAGAGAAATATTGCATATTTGCTTTCAGTCAGCGGAGGTTTGTTGTCTCAGAGCTGCCATGCTCCTCCTGGTTCGCCTTGACTGTTGGCGCATGCTCAGTAATCGTCCCCACGGCTCACTACCTCCTTGCAGGTGGGCCTGAGTAGGATGGTGTGCTCGTACTGGGCGGTGTAGCTGCCCTTGATGTCGCAGAGAGGTGGGTAAGGGTCTATGATGCCAAGGTCACACAGATTCTTCAGCGCCATCAGGTACTTGCTCTCGCCCAGGCGGTCCAGCCAGCGGCGGCAGAATGCCAAGGTCCCAAAGTTCTCATTGATCACATTCAGCAGATGTTTAGCCCTTGGAAGTCTGCAACACAGAGTCAACGGTGAGATTAACAGTAAACTAAAACGCATCTCTTTTTTCTTAGAGCAAACCTACAAACCTCAACCTGTAAATAATTTTTAGAGAATAACACAGCAGAGCCAACCTTATCGGTACGTGTCCCACGTTGAAGTTTTTCATGTAATGTGAGCACTCCATGTCATCGTGGACTGCACCTCTTCCTGTGCTGCCAAATGTCTCAATAGCATAAGCTTCACCTTCCTgagaggcaaaaacaaacaaacaatcaaacaaaaaaacacttatcTGGTTGTAAAATGTAGAATATAGAGTCTTTTATAGCCAGGAGAAGGTCAAGTTATCAAACTGTGTCTAACACTTTCATGCAGGACAGAGTAGATATCAGATaaactgaaagcaaatgaaactAGCACAAAATAAGTCAGGTTGCAGTTTATATCCATGTCTGCCGGAATTGTATAATATCTGTATTTAAGGCTTTGGAGGAGTTTAATAAAAGGTATTAAGAGTATTTTCTCAGAGCAATGGAAGGTATGACTATATTGACATGTAAGATTCCAGTAAAGCAATTCCAGTGAGGAACACACTTTGTTCACTTACACTTACTAGACTATATTTTATagaggagcacagaggactGAAAAAGCGCTTTGTCAGATGGTGCAgcgacaatcacctgaagctcaatagCAATAACagaagagatgagttttcagtGAACTACAATGCTTCGAAgatggatgctgctgcaaagaagctacaaattctaacacgtggatgcttcacacacatctgtacAGACAACTCCAAAGATGTAATGTATCAGGTCTGTCATTGGTGCAGAGGAGCGACAAAAACCTCAAGATGCCGGCAAAGCTGACATTCATGTGTAGTCTATTGACTGGAGCAGAGCCTCCTGCGAGCTGATTGGCTGGGTTTCATTGGCGTTTTGTGTCTCTATCAGCTCGTGGCTGTTGTTTTAGTCCCTGTGGTATTAGCTGATAACACTGCGACACCCTCTCTCGCTGCACCGATAATCAGTCAAAGTGCTAGCGGCCCCATGGCACGCCCAGCTGCTACTCCAGCCGTGCGCTCTCTGATCACAAAGAGGGTAATGGCCCTGTTACACCAACACACTTCAGcaaaaaatgcaacacacaaagCTGCCACATCAGCaacacccccacctccacccccacctcacCCTCCTGGAACCATCAGGTAAAAAGCTTAACACAGCAACTTGCCaattaaaatgttcagttcaGAAATACAGTCATGtcatgtgctgcagctgtgcgGGTGTGAGGCGGGCATGGATCTCAGTGTCGTTTCAAGAAATGAAAGATGCAAAGCAATGAATCTCCTTGGTGAAGTAAGGGCCTGTTAATGAATTGTGGATGCCTACAATTCAGTGCGAAGGGTGAAATGAGCGGCTGGAGTTTAAACACGTGTTGCTACGCGGTGCAGCTGCTAATTCCATTAAAGGTGTAATTAAAGTGCTGATGAGGGTGACTAAGAAGCTGTTGAAGTGGTGAATTGGGACACGACTCCATACCTGCCGTAACCCTAACCAGCCACGTTTTTCCAATTACACTAAAGAATTAAAAAGAGCTTATTTATATGCAAGGTCAAGCAGCTAATAAAGGTTTAATTTCAAACGCTCCAGTAAAAAGTGCTCCAGCATGTAGTCACATCCACCCTCGGCTCAGACGAAATGATACTTGAAGTTGAAGTGAGTAAGCTGTCGTCAGGTGCTGCACAAACCTCCATCCTCGTGGCCTCGCCGCCTTTAACAATAGGGACTGTCTTCCCTGAGTGTATCCTGTACTGTCCAATAGAGTGGCCGTTGAGATTTCTGATCGGCTTCACTGTAAAGACGACACCACACAGAGGTTTAATAAACAGGAAGCAGCGCTGAACCTGCACACGAGGAAAAGATAAACGACCTCACATTACCTTGATATGTCTTCCCATCTATCTCCACCTCGTAAGACTCCATGACCTCCTGAATGGTCTCACCAATATCACACAGGCGCACATCAATCCCTGCAAACTGAGACAGAGAAGTGTTTACGCTCACATCAGTACACAGCACTGCATTCACACTCTCACAGATGGGTGTAACAGAACAAAACCAATCAATTAACAAAAGCACTATCAAAACAATACGTCGTCTTGCATACAGTATCGAAATATAATCGCAATATATTGATTCATAACCCTACTACATATTGTATCACCAGATTCCAGCCAACACGCAGCTCTAATCACACGCAGACTTTCTGGATAGCCGCTAACGTTTGTCGCCCGTTCTGTGATGTCTCTTATTTCTAAGCTTtacagtaaaagtacacaaactCCTGTGTACTTAACCCGTGGATAAGGAACAAATATGGAGCTAAATGCCAATAAATTAATAGATGTTCATGAATAACCCTACACTGAAGATATCATAATATCTACTTGACAGGCAGTTGGTACTTTAAAAAACCAACATGTGATCATTAGCTCCTTTTCATATGAGAATCTGTATAGTGACTGCTTCAGTGAACCGTTCCTGAATCTGACCTGATTGGATgtaatttttgtatttcatcatttattgtGACCAAaatactttttgtattttttgtactAATTTCTATAAGCTGTGCCATTTATCATCACATTAACTTACTGAGGAGTTTACTCCACCATTGGAGCCAGATAAAACAAAACCCTTTCATCATTTTAGGCGTTTAATTGTAATAAACGACACTCGAgatatgaatatttatgtaaaagTGCTCCAAAGTGTGGATGAGGAGAAGAACTGCGTTACCTTAATGCCAGTGTTTGTTGCGTCTCTCACAGCCTCCAGCAGCCTGTCAAACTTTGGATTGAAAGTGACGGTGAAGGCACAGTCTATTATTCGACCTGTAAGACCAAAAAGTTTGGTTATTCATCACAGTTTATATCAGGTGATCAGGTGCGCAGAAATATTCCACATGTATTCATCAAAAACAGCGGAAGTAAATTAACTGACAAGACCATCCTATTACTGACAGTAATAATTATTATACAATCGTCATTCTACCTTGTCATAATGAATGCAAGTGTGAAATGGCAGAGCATAAAAGCATAAAGCACTTATTAGTGAGGTCTCACCGTTGATGTGCGTTCCAAAGTCAATTTTGCAGATGTCGTCGTAGCGCAGCACAGTGGGATCTCCCGCGTTTGGGGTGTAGTGGGCAGCACAGTGGTTGATTGAGCAGCCGGTTGGGAAGGCCAGGCCTGCCTTTAGCCCGTTTTCTTTGATGAGCTTCCTGGAGCAGTCCTCCAGTTTCTCACTGTCAGAGGcagcaaacagcacaaaggGACAAGGGATGACGGGAACAATGAGACTGTTGTCAGGGCAAGTAAGGCATCCAGAAGAGGTGAAAACCAAAAAGCAGATCTCCTGCTTTCTTTGataattttaaaacagtttccCGCTGGCTGGGAAAAGACATGCTGAAATCATGTCAAACTCAGATTCAAATGAACCCTGGCAGGTATGAGCAGCCAAGATTTAAGTCCATTAAAAGGGGCTGAAGGACATTATTTCAGCGCATGTCTCACCAGATGTCAATCATGGTCATCCCCGGTTTGATCCAGCTCCTGACATACGAGCGGACCTGCCGATGGGCCTCGGCTGCCTGCCTGAAATCACTCCACATCTCCTCATTGGCCCTGTCCAGCGCCCGCTTCTCTTCGCTGGTGGTTCGCCACGCTGCACTGCGCCTGGCGGGAGGTAGACAGGCACGCCGCAGAGAAGAGACACTCATTATTTTCCCGTTACACAAATAGATGTAGCGAAGATAAGACACCAGTGAAACTTTGCAGGGGTTCAAGCAATGTCGATACATTTCAGCTGAAGCCAAATCTTGATAAAGTTTATTCACTTTCTCCTAAAGAAGAAAGTAAACCACACGCTAAACACTGTACCTCATCATATTGTCTTATACGAACAAAGAGCAAAGCAGAGagacctaaaaaaaaaccccaaatcaTGTCACACAGTGGATGATCACTGCTAAGTGTGAGGGACGATGCGGAGGTCACACACCCGTCTTTCGATGGTGGATATTCGCACTCCTCTCCCTTCGGAAAGTCTCCGTTGGGATAGAGCTCACAAATAGGAACTGAGGGAGGGTCAGTCTGTCCCTTCACTGTGGCCCAgatagagagaaggagaagcagaggaaaaagaaaacacaagtcaTCCTCCCTATGTTCGTGGCATTCACATTTTAACTTAGCTAGACAGTCGCTGCTGGCTTACAGATCTGATTACGTGAAACTACCCACTGAATTAAGCTGCTGGAAGGGTCGGTAGCAAAATGAAAGCACTTGTAGTATCGTATAATGGGTTATAAAGATGTAGCTCATCATTTAGAATTGCTCGCCCGACATTGTAACACTTGCACTGTATGTTTATGTTGTCATTTATTCCATGCCATCTGCTCTACGTGTAAGGTCCGGTCACATTTTGTCCAACAGCTCCCCCGACAGTGCTGCATCATGTAACTCTCACGACACTAATTAACCAAGTCAAACTGCTTTTGTGCACCTGTTGTGTTCACCTGATGATTCTGATGGCAGTCAGTTCACGATGTGGATTCACTTCAAAGCGCCTGTCTGTAAAATCTGAAGCGCCTCTGTGATAACAAACACCCTGTCACTGCGGTGTGAATTTAATTCTGAATCGAGTCAATGTGAATTTAGCACAAACAGCAGTTGCCAAAGAGCAATCTGTTGTAGACTGTAGAGACGCATTTGCTGCACTACTAAGGAAAAAAGGGGCTTAcatcctttcttctttttcttcttcttcttcttttttccaccTGAGTTCTCTCCCTCATCCCCATCTGTTGAAAGCATCATTAGTTTCAGTACAGTTTTGTAAAGTGGGAAATATCGACAGGCGGCTCCGGCACAGTTCCCACTGTGCTACTGAAAATCAGATATCACACTGCAGATGTGACCACCTGAATGTTACTGTGCATCTTCAGGAGCTTAAAGTTAAGCACAAACCCCActgcagatgatgatgatgatgatgatggtggtagTGAGGAGTTACCTtcttctccatcctcctccagtGTTTGCTGCTCCAACTGTTTTGTCACATCACCAACACCTCCGGCGTCTCCATCCCCCTCAGCCTCATTTGTCCCTGCTGCAAAGTCACACACCACCCACcccatgcatgcatgtgcaagtgAACACGCAAGCGTACGCCGATGATGTGCGTGCACATACACGGGCACACGCAggcacgcaaacacacacacgcacacacacacacagtgagtgaatTATTTGTGGTTCAGAGTCATCTCAAGAAAGTGCATCCACCACGAGCTCAACTTGGCAGGGTCCATGCATAAATTCTTTCTATACCTTGGGAGTCAATATCCTCAAGGGCATATGTACCATGCAGCATTATGACATTTAGCCCTTGAGAGACAGAGCTGAGTGGACAACCTTTGACTTATGGCGGGTTCAAGAACTCATTCTCAACTCgctttttgagattttatttttccacattacaGCAGTAAGGTTTCAGTTACCAtcgtgtgttgttttctttgcataAGAGCGAATGTCATCTTACTGCACTGAAACTGTGGATACTTCTCCTGCATAATTTCATGCATGCTGGGGAGGGGGATTTATAAAACAGAGCATATTTAATCTGGAGTAAAATTACATTCCACACACAGGTTCAAATGAGAGCTTTCAATCAGTGTAGGTGTTCATCTCTCAGAGACAGTCCAGTCCCGTTTCCAGATGAGCGCCcgcagctccagcagcagccgCTCAGAGTTGGGACAGCTGGACAGGAAAACCTTCTGCCAGGTTGAAAAGTCTCCCGTCCCGCATATCTGACGCTCTATCGAGTAGCACCAGAGGTGACAATTTTGCGCTATATTCTCAACGATTCTCTATCCGCAAAGTGATGCTTCTCACCTGGTGCGGTGGTcttgttcctcttcttttttcttctctttttcttcaccGATTCCGAGGCGTCTGCGTCTTCTCTTTCCTCGTTCGGGTCGTCCCCATTGAGAAGTTGAGGCTCCACTTCGTGCTGTGGCTGAAGCTCCGCCATGATCAGCGACTGAGAGATGTAGTGACGCATAAGCTGCTGAGAGCCTCCAGTGGTCAAAGCTGAAAAGTGTGCTGGACGACGCTGAGCCAATAAAGACCCATCAGACAATCTCTGTGCAACAACTTGACCCGAGTAGAGGAAGACGATCCTCCTTTGTCCCGTGAAGCCAAAActttcatttattcacatttttttttaccttctctctctgctgggaTCTTAGATTTTTGGAACAAACTGTAATAGGACAGCAGCGTGGGGGCTGATGCTTGGTTATGTGACCATCACATCCTGGTACAAGGCCTGTAAACGCCGCACTGTGTGCTAGAATCATCACTTTCTCTGAACATCCAGTCACCGAGTTTCAGGTTACCTGTCTGTGCGCGCACCTGTGCCcgcagaagaaaaaaacccaaaacaaaaccgTGCATCGTTTCTCCCGTGTGTCCACACTGCCAAACGCACATCACCTTGTATGTTTTCGTGAGGAGTAGCGTTTTGTGCGTTTGCATTGTCACACGGAGCATTTCATTGTGATGGCCGGAATCGATCTGTAATGGTGCATAACGCGAGAATTTGGAGACGCGTGTAGAAGTGTGTATCCAAGCAACGAGCCCTGCAGCACCACACTGAGCGGAGACACATTTACAGAAGGACAAGCTGGATTTCAAAGCATCACAgtttggtgttggtgttgagtTGCGTTTTATCTGCGCGTCTTTAAaggacattttcttttaaagacaTAATGACTTCTTCGGGTGCGCTGACAGGCTTGAGGACTGGCCCTGTGTATTTCTTTGACCAGGTAGGCTAATGATTCATTGTGCTGACTGCAGTTtcaaagcaacagcaaaataTTAACCACCTAATTTGCGCCTCTGCAGCCAACAAAGCGAGACAGAATTAAAGGGACACGAAGTATTTTCTATTTCAATGAGGCAGATGAAGGAGCGCAGTCAGCAGAGGACACACTACAAAGGTGAGCCAATGCAAATAAACTTCCTTATTGCCACAAATGATTCGACATTTGCGTTTATGTGTCTCATGAAAactctcattttttcccctccacagCACTCGAAAGACTGACAACAAGGAAGGCACAAGTGAAGAGCTCACCcggac
This is a stretch of genomic DNA from Scatophagus argus isolate fScaArg1 chromosome 7, fScaArg1.pri, whole genome shotgun sequence. It encodes these proteins:
- the LOC124061328 gene encoding methionine aminopeptidase 2-like, with protein sequence MRHYISQSLIMAELQPQHEVEPQLLNGDDPNEEREDADASESVKKKRRKKKRNKTTAPAGTNEAEGDGDAGGVGDVTKQLEQQTLEEDGEEDGDEGENSGGKKKKKKKKKKGLKGQTDPPSVPICELYPNGDFPKGEECEYPPSKDGRSAAWRTTSEEKRALDRANEEMWSDFRQAAEAHRQVRSYVRSWIKPGMTMIDICEKLEDCSRKLIKENGLKAGLAFPTGCSINHCAAHYTPNAGDPTVLRYDDICKIDFGTHINGRIIDCAFTVTFNPKFDRLLEAVRDATNTGIKFAGIDVRLCDIGETIQEVMESYEVEIDGKTYQVKPIRNLNGHSIGQYRIHSGKTVPIVKGGEATRMEEGEAYAIETFGSTGRGAVHDDMECSHYMKNFNVGHVPIRLPRAKHLLNVINENFGTLAFCRRWLDRLGESKYLMALKNLCDLGIIDPYPPLCDIKGSYTAQYEHTILLRPTCKEVVSRGDDY